From a region of the Sorex araneus isolate mSorAra2 chromosome 10, mSorAra2.pri, whole genome shotgun sequence genome:
- the DNM1L gene encoding dynamin-1-like protein isoform X10, producing the protein MEALIPVINKLQDVFNTVGADIIQLPQIVVVGTQSSGKSSVLESLVGRDLLPRGTGIVTRRPLILQLVHVAPEDKRKTAGEDNDPAAGKHSRPPSKGVEAEEWGKFLHTKNKLYTDFDEIRQEIENETERISGNNKGVSPEPIHLKIFSPNVVNLTLVDLPGMTKVPVGDQPKDIELQIRELILRFISNPNSIILAVTAANTDMATSEALKISREVDPDGRRTLAVITKLDLMDAGTDAMDVLMGRVIPVKLGIIGVVNRSQLDINNKKSVTDSIRDEYAFLQKKYPSLATRNGTKYLARTLNRLLMHHIRDCLPELKTRINVLAAQYQSLLNSYGEPVDDKSATLLQLITKFATEYCNTIEGTAKYIETSELCGGARICYIFHETFGRTLESVDPLGGLNTIDILTAIRNATGPRPALFVPEVSFELLVKRQIKRLEEPSLRCVELVHEEMQRIIQHCSNYSTQVRGQELLRFPKLHDAIVEVVTCLLRKRLPVTNEMVHNLVAIELAYINTKHPDFADACGLMNNNIEEQRRNRLARELPSAVSRDKAVPGAGGVGDAAQEPAAGSWRGMLKTSKAEELLAEEKSQPLPIMPASPQKGHAVNLLDVPVPVARKLSAREQRDCEVIERLIKSYFLIVRKNIQDSVPKAVMHFLVNHVKDTLQSELVGQLYKSSLLDDLLTESEDMAQRRKEAADMLKALQGAGQIIAEIRETHLW; encoded by the exons AGCAGCGGGAAGAGCTCGGTGCTGGAGAGCCTGGTGGGCAGGGACCTGCTTCCGCGGGGCACCGGCATCGTCACCCGGAGGCCCCTCATCCTGCAGCTCGTGCATGTGGCGCCCGAGGACAAGCGCAAGACAGCCGGCGAGGACAACG ACCCTGCCGCCGGGAAACACTCAAGACCCCCCAGCAAAG GGGTCGAGGCGGAAGAATGGGGGAAGTTCCTCCACACCAAGAACAAG CTTTACACAGATTTCGATGAAATTCGACAAGAAAttgaaaatgagacagaaaggATTTCGGGGAATAATAAG GGCGTGAGCCCCGAGCCCATCCACCTGAAGATCTTCTCACCCAACGTCGTCAACCTGACACTTGTGGACTTGCCGGGAATGACCAAG GTGCCTGTGGGGGACCAGCCGAAGGACATCGAGCTCCAGATCCGGGAGCTCATCCTCCGCTTCATCAGCAACCCCAACTCCATCATCCTCGCCGTCACGGCCGCCAACACGGACATGGCCACCTCCGAGGCGCTCAAGATCTCTAGGGAGGTGGACCCGGACG GTCGCAGGACCCTGGCTGTGATCACCAAGCTCGACCTCATGGATGCGGGCACCGATGCCATGGACGTGCTGATGGGGAGGGTCATCCCGGTCAAGCTGGGCATCATCGGGGTCGTCAACAg GAGCCAGCTGGACATCAACAATAAGAAGAGCGTCACAGACTCGATCCGAGACGAGTATGCGTTCCTGCAGAAGAAGTACCCGTCCCTGGCCACCAGGAACGGGACCAAGTACCTCGCCCGCACCCTGAACAG GCTGCTGATGCACCACATCCGCGACTGCCTGCCCGAGCTGAAGACCAGGATCAACGTCCTGGCCGCCCAGTACCAGTCGCTGCTGAACAGCTACGGGGAGCCCGTGGACGACAAGAGCGCCACCCTGCTGCAGCTCATCACCAAGTTCGCCACCGAGTACTGCAACACCATCGAGGGGACGGCCAAGTACATCGAGACGTCGGAGCT GTGTGGCGGTGCCAGGATCTGCTACATTTTCCACGAGACCTTTGGGCGGACCTTGGAGTCCGTGGACCCGCTGGGCGGCCTGAACACCATCGACATCCTGACGGCCATCAGGAACGCCACG GGCCCGCGGCCCGCGCTCTTCGTGCCTGAGGTGTCCTTCGAGCTGCTGGTGAAGCGGCAGATCAAGCGGCTGGAGGAGCCCAGCCTGCGCTGCGTGGAGCTGGTGCACGAGGAGATGCAGCGCATCATCCAGCACTGCAGCAACTACAGCACGCAGGTGCGCGGCCAG GAACTGCTGCGCTTCCCCAAGCTGCACGACGCCATCGTGGAGGTGGTGACCTGTCTCCTGCGCAAGCGGCTGCCGGTCACCAACGAGATG GTCCATAACTTGGTGGCCATCGAGCTGGCGTACATCAACACAAAGCACCCCGACTTCGCAGACGCCTGCGGTCTGATGAACAATAATATCGAG GAGCAGAGGAGGAACAGGCTGGCCAGGGAACTGCCTTCAGCCGTGTCACGAGACAAG GCggtgccgggggccgggggcgtcGGGGATGCAGCGCAGGAGCCCGCGGCCGGCAGCTGGAGAGGCATGCTGAAGACGTCCAAGGCCGAGGAGCTGCTGGCCGAGGAGAAGTCCCAGCCGCTCCCCATCATGCCGGCCAGCCCGCAGAAGGGCCACGCCGTGAACCTGCTGGACGTG CCTGTCCCCGTGGCCCGGAAGCTGTCCGCCCGCGAGCAGCGTGACTGCGAGGTGATCGAGCGGCTCATCAAGTCCTACTTCCTCATCGTCCGGAAGAACATCCAGGACAG CGTGCCCAAGGCGGTCATGCACTTCCTGGTGAACCACGTGAAGGACACGCTGCAGAGCGAGCTGGTGGGGCAGCTGTACAAGTCCTCGCTGCTGGACGACCTGCTCACCGAGTCCGAGGACATGGCCCAGCGCAGGAAGGAGGCCGCGGACATGCTGAAG GCCTTGCAGGGAGCCGGCCAGATCATCGCCGAGATCCGAGAGACCCACCTCTGGTGA
- the DNM1L gene encoding dynamin-1-like protein isoform X2, which translates to MEALIPVINKLQDVFNTVGADIIQLPQIVVVGTQSSGKSSVLESLVGRDLLPRGTGIVTRRPLILQLVHVAPEDKRKTAGEDNDPAAGKHSRPPSKGVEAEEWGKFLHTKNKLYTDFDEIRQEIENETERISGNNKGVSPEPIHLKIFSPNVVNLTLVDLPGMTKVPVGDQPKDIELQIRELILRFISNPNSIILAVTAANTDMATSEALKISREVDPDGRRTLAVITKLDLMDAGTDAMDVLMGRVIPVKLGIIGVVNRSQLDINNKKSVTDSIRDEYAFLQKKYPSLATRNGTKYLARTLNRLLMHHIRDCLPELKTRINVLAAQYQSLLNSYGEPVDDKSATLLQLITKFATEYCNTIEGTAKYIETSELCGGARICYIFHETFGRTLESVDPLGGLNTIDILTAIRNATGPRPALFVPEVSFELLVKRQIKRLEEPSLRCVELVHEEMQRIIQHCSNYSTQVRGQELLRFPKLHDAIVEVVTCLLRKRLPVTNEMVHNLVAIELAYINTKHPDFADACGLMNNNIERRNRLARELPSAVSRDKSSKAPGTLAPAPQEPSPAASAEANGKLIQDSRRETKHAVPGAGGVGDAAQEPAAGSWRGMLKTSKAEELLAEEKSQPLPIMPASPQKGHAVNLLDVPVPVARKLSAREQRDCEVIERLIKSYFLIVRKNIQDSVPKAVMHFLVNHVKDTLQSELVGQLYKSSLLDDLLTESEDMAQRRKEAADMLKALQGAGQIIAEIRETHLW; encoded by the exons AGCAGCGGGAAGAGCTCGGTGCTGGAGAGCCTGGTGGGCAGGGACCTGCTTCCGCGGGGCACCGGCATCGTCACCCGGAGGCCCCTCATCCTGCAGCTCGTGCATGTGGCGCCCGAGGACAAGCGCAAGACAGCCGGCGAGGACAACG ACCCTGCCGCCGGGAAACACTCAAGACCCCCCAGCAAAG GGGTCGAGGCGGAAGAATGGGGGAAGTTCCTCCACACCAAGAACAAG CTTTACACAGATTTCGATGAAATTCGACAAGAAAttgaaaatgagacagaaaggATTTCGGGGAATAATAAG GGCGTGAGCCCCGAGCCCATCCACCTGAAGATCTTCTCACCCAACGTCGTCAACCTGACACTTGTGGACTTGCCGGGAATGACCAAG GTGCCTGTGGGGGACCAGCCGAAGGACATCGAGCTCCAGATCCGGGAGCTCATCCTCCGCTTCATCAGCAACCCCAACTCCATCATCCTCGCCGTCACGGCCGCCAACACGGACATGGCCACCTCCGAGGCGCTCAAGATCTCTAGGGAGGTGGACCCGGACG GTCGCAGGACCCTGGCTGTGATCACCAAGCTCGACCTCATGGATGCGGGCACCGATGCCATGGACGTGCTGATGGGGAGGGTCATCCCGGTCAAGCTGGGCATCATCGGGGTCGTCAACAg GAGCCAGCTGGACATCAACAATAAGAAGAGCGTCACAGACTCGATCCGAGACGAGTATGCGTTCCTGCAGAAGAAGTACCCGTCCCTGGCCACCAGGAACGGGACCAAGTACCTCGCCCGCACCCTGAACAG GCTGCTGATGCACCACATCCGCGACTGCCTGCCCGAGCTGAAGACCAGGATCAACGTCCTGGCCGCCCAGTACCAGTCGCTGCTGAACAGCTACGGGGAGCCCGTGGACGACAAGAGCGCCACCCTGCTGCAGCTCATCACCAAGTTCGCCACCGAGTACTGCAACACCATCGAGGGGACGGCCAAGTACATCGAGACGTCGGAGCT GTGTGGCGGTGCCAGGATCTGCTACATTTTCCACGAGACCTTTGGGCGGACCTTGGAGTCCGTGGACCCGCTGGGCGGCCTGAACACCATCGACATCCTGACGGCCATCAGGAACGCCACG GGCCCGCGGCCCGCGCTCTTCGTGCCTGAGGTGTCCTTCGAGCTGCTGGTGAAGCGGCAGATCAAGCGGCTGGAGGAGCCCAGCCTGCGCTGCGTGGAGCTGGTGCACGAGGAGATGCAGCGCATCATCCAGCACTGCAGCAACTACAGCACGCAGGTGCGCGGCCAG GAACTGCTGCGCTTCCCCAAGCTGCACGACGCCATCGTGGAGGTGGTGACCTGTCTCCTGCGCAAGCGGCTGCCGGTCACCAACGAGATG GTCCATAACTTGGTGGCCATCGAGCTGGCGTACATCAACACAAAGCACCCCGACTTCGCAGACGCCTGCGGTCTGATGAACAATAATATCGAG AGGAGGAACAGGCTGGCCAGGGAACTGCCTTCAGCCGTGTCACGAGACAAG TCCTCTAAAGCTCCCGGCACCCTGGCACCCGCTCCCCAGGAGCCCTCCCCCGCTGCTTCTGCCGAGGCCAACGGCAAG TTAATTCAGGACAGCAGGAGAGAGACTAAACAT GCggtgccgggggccgggggcgtcGGGGATGCAGCGCAGGAGCCCGCGGCCGGCAGCTGGAGAGGCATGCTGAAGACGTCCAAGGCCGAGGAGCTGCTGGCCGAGGAGAAGTCCCAGCCGCTCCCCATCATGCCGGCCAGCCCGCAGAAGGGCCACGCCGTGAACCTGCTGGACGTG CCTGTCCCCGTGGCCCGGAAGCTGTCCGCCCGCGAGCAGCGTGACTGCGAGGTGATCGAGCGGCTCATCAAGTCCTACTTCCTCATCGTCCGGAAGAACATCCAGGACAG CGTGCCCAAGGCGGTCATGCACTTCCTGGTGAACCACGTGAAGGACACGCTGCAGAGCGAGCTGGTGGGGCAGCTGTACAAGTCCTCGCTGCTGGACGACCTGCTCACCGAGTCCGAGGACATGGCCCAGCGCAGGAAGGAGGCCGCGGACATGCTGAAG GCCTTGCAGGGAGCCGGCCAGATCATCGCCGAGATCCGAGAGACCCACCTCTGGTGA
- the DNM1L gene encoding dynamin-1-like protein isoform X8: MEALIPVINKLQDVFNTVGADIIQLPQIVVVGTQSSGKSSVLESLVGRDLLPRGTGIVTRRPLILQLVHVAPEDKRKTAGEDNGVEAEEWGKFLHTKNKLYTDFDEIRQEIENETERISGNNKGVSPEPIHLKIFSPNVVNLTLVDLPGMTKVPVGDQPKDIELQIRELILRFISNPNSIILAVTAANTDMATSEALKISREVDPDGRRTLAVITKLDLMDAGTDAMDVLMGRVIPVKLGIIGVVNRSQLDINNKKSVTDSIRDEYAFLQKKYPSLATRNGTKYLARTLNRLLMHHIRDCLPELKTRINVLAAQYQSLLNSYGEPVDDKSATLLQLITKFATEYCNTIEGTAKYIETSELCGGARICYIFHETFGRTLESVDPLGGLNTIDILTAIRNATGPRPALFVPEVSFELLVKRQIKRLEEPSLRCVELVHEEMQRIIQHCSNYSTQELLRFPKLHDAIVEVVTCLLRKRLPVTNEMVHNLVAIELAYINTKHPDFADACGLMNNNIEEQRRNRLARELPSAVSRDKSSKAPGTLAPAPQEPSPAASAEANGKLIQDSRRETKHAVPGAGGVGDAAQEPAAGSWRGMLKTSKAEELLAEEKSQPLPIMPASPQKGHAVNLLDVPVPVARKLSAREQRDCEVIERLIKSYFLIVRKNIQDSVPKAVMHFLVNHVKDTLQSELVGQLYKSSLLDDLLTESEDMAQRRKEAADMLKALQGAGQIIAEIRETHLW; this comes from the exons AGCAGCGGGAAGAGCTCGGTGCTGGAGAGCCTGGTGGGCAGGGACCTGCTTCCGCGGGGCACCGGCATCGTCACCCGGAGGCCCCTCATCCTGCAGCTCGTGCATGTGGCGCCCGAGGACAAGCGCAAGACAGCCGGCGAGGACAACG GGGTCGAGGCGGAAGAATGGGGGAAGTTCCTCCACACCAAGAACAAG CTTTACACAGATTTCGATGAAATTCGACAAGAAAttgaaaatgagacagaaaggATTTCGGGGAATAATAAG GGCGTGAGCCCCGAGCCCATCCACCTGAAGATCTTCTCACCCAACGTCGTCAACCTGACACTTGTGGACTTGCCGGGAATGACCAAG GTGCCTGTGGGGGACCAGCCGAAGGACATCGAGCTCCAGATCCGGGAGCTCATCCTCCGCTTCATCAGCAACCCCAACTCCATCATCCTCGCCGTCACGGCCGCCAACACGGACATGGCCACCTCCGAGGCGCTCAAGATCTCTAGGGAGGTGGACCCGGACG GTCGCAGGACCCTGGCTGTGATCACCAAGCTCGACCTCATGGATGCGGGCACCGATGCCATGGACGTGCTGATGGGGAGGGTCATCCCGGTCAAGCTGGGCATCATCGGGGTCGTCAACAg GAGCCAGCTGGACATCAACAATAAGAAGAGCGTCACAGACTCGATCCGAGACGAGTATGCGTTCCTGCAGAAGAAGTACCCGTCCCTGGCCACCAGGAACGGGACCAAGTACCTCGCCCGCACCCTGAACAG GCTGCTGATGCACCACATCCGCGACTGCCTGCCCGAGCTGAAGACCAGGATCAACGTCCTGGCCGCCCAGTACCAGTCGCTGCTGAACAGCTACGGGGAGCCCGTGGACGACAAGAGCGCCACCCTGCTGCAGCTCATCACCAAGTTCGCCACCGAGTACTGCAACACCATCGAGGGGACGGCCAAGTACATCGAGACGTCGGAGCT GTGTGGCGGTGCCAGGATCTGCTACATTTTCCACGAGACCTTTGGGCGGACCTTGGAGTCCGTGGACCCGCTGGGCGGCCTGAACACCATCGACATCCTGACGGCCATCAGGAACGCCACG GGCCCGCGGCCCGCGCTCTTCGTGCCTGAGGTGTCCTTCGAGCTGCTGGTGAAGCGGCAGATCAAGCGGCTGGAGGAGCCCAGCCTGCGCTGCGTGGAGCTGGTGCACGAGGAGATGCAGCGCATCATCCAGCACTGCAGCAACTACAGCACGCAG GAACTGCTGCGCTTCCCCAAGCTGCACGACGCCATCGTGGAGGTGGTGACCTGTCTCCTGCGCAAGCGGCTGCCGGTCACCAACGAGATG GTCCATAACTTGGTGGCCATCGAGCTGGCGTACATCAACACAAAGCACCCCGACTTCGCAGACGCCTGCGGTCTGATGAACAATAATATCGAG GAGCAGAGGAGGAACAGGCTGGCCAGGGAACTGCCTTCAGCCGTGTCACGAGACAAG TCCTCTAAAGCTCCCGGCACCCTGGCACCCGCTCCCCAGGAGCCCTCCCCCGCTGCTTCTGCCGAGGCCAACGGCAAG TTAATTCAGGACAGCAGGAGAGAGACTAAACAT GCggtgccgggggccgggggcgtcGGGGATGCAGCGCAGGAGCCCGCGGCCGGCAGCTGGAGAGGCATGCTGAAGACGTCCAAGGCCGAGGAGCTGCTGGCCGAGGAGAAGTCCCAGCCGCTCCCCATCATGCCGGCCAGCCCGCAGAAGGGCCACGCCGTGAACCTGCTGGACGTG CCTGTCCCCGTGGCCCGGAAGCTGTCCGCCCGCGAGCAGCGTGACTGCGAGGTGATCGAGCGGCTCATCAAGTCCTACTTCCTCATCGTCCGGAAGAACATCCAGGACAG CGTGCCCAAGGCGGTCATGCACTTCCTGGTGAACCACGTGAAGGACACGCTGCAGAGCGAGCTGGTGGGGCAGCTGTACAAGTCCTCGCTGCTGGACGACCTGCTCACCGAGTCCGAGGACATGGCCCAGCGCAGGAAGGAGGCCGCGGACATGCTGAAG GCCTTGCAGGGAGCCGGCCAGATCATCGCCGAGATCCGAGAGACCCACCTCTGGTGA
- the DNM1L gene encoding dynamin-1-like protein isoform X6: MEALIPVINKLQDVFNTVGADIIQLPQIVVVGTQSSGKSSVLESLVGRDLLPRGTGIVTRRPLILQLVHVAPEDKRKTAGEDNDPAAGKHSRPPSKGVEAEEWGKFLHTKNKLYTDFDEIRQEIENETERISGNNKGVSPEPIHLKIFSPNVVNLTLVDLPGMTKVPVGDQPKDIELQIRELILRFISNPNSIILAVTAANTDMATSEALKISREVDPDGRRTLAVITKLDLMDAGTDAMDVLMGRVIPVKLGIIGVVNRSQLDINNKKSVTDSIRDEYAFLQKKYPSLATRNGTKYLARTLNRLLMHHIRDCLPELKTRINVLAAQYQSLLNSYGEPVDDKSATLLQLITKFATEYCNTIEGTAKYIETSELCGGARICYIFHETFGRTLESVDPLGGLNTIDILTAIRNATGPRPALFVPEVSFELLVKRQIKRLEEPSLRCVELVHEEMQRIIQHCSNYSTQVRGQELLRFPKLHDAIVEVVTCLLRKRLPVTNEMVHNLVAIELAYINTKHPDFADACGLMNNNIERRNRLARELPSAVSRDKSSKAPGTLAPAPQEPSPAASAEANGKAVPGAGGVGDAAQEPAAGSWRGMLKTSKAEELLAEEKSQPLPIMPASPQKGHAVNLLDVPVPVARKLSAREQRDCEVIERLIKSYFLIVRKNIQDSVPKAVMHFLVNHVKDTLQSELVGQLYKSSLLDDLLTESEDMAQRRKEAADMLKALQGAGQIIAEIRETHLW, encoded by the exons AGCAGCGGGAAGAGCTCGGTGCTGGAGAGCCTGGTGGGCAGGGACCTGCTTCCGCGGGGCACCGGCATCGTCACCCGGAGGCCCCTCATCCTGCAGCTCGTGCATGTGGCGCCCGAGGACAAGCGCAAGACAGCCGGCGAGGACAACG ACCCTGCCGCCGGGAAACACTCAAGACCCCCCAGCAAAG GGGTCGAGGCGGAAGAATGGGGGAAGTTCCTCCACACCAAGAACAAG CTTTACACAGATTTCGATGAAATTCGACAAGAAAttgaaaatgagacagaaaggATTTCGGGGAATAATAAG GGCGTGAGCCCCGAGCCCATCCACCTGAAGATCTTCTCACCCAACGTCGTCAACCTGACACTTGTGGACTTGCCGGGAATGACCAAG GTGCCTGTGGGGGACCAGCCGAAGGACATCGAGCTCCAGATCCGGGAGCTCATCCTCCGCTTCATCAGCAACCCCAACTCCATCATCCTCGCCGTCACGGCCGCCAACACGGACATGGCCACCTCCGAGGCGCTCAAGATCTCTAGGGAGGTGGACCCGGACG GTCGCAGGACCCTGGCTGTGATCACCAAGCTCGACCTCATGGATGCGGGCACCGATGCCATGGACGTGCTGATGGGGAGGGTCATCCCGGTCAAGCTGGGCATCATCGGGGTCGTCAACAg GAGCCAGCTGGACATCAACAATAAGAAGAGCGTCACAGACTCGATCCGAGACGAGTATGCGTTCCTGCAGAAGAAGTACCCGTCCCTGGCCACCAGGAACGGGACCAAGTACCTCGCCCGCACCCTGAACAG GCTGCTGATGCACCACATCCGCGACTGCCTGCCCGAGCTGAAGACCAGGATCAACGTCCTGGCCGCCCAGTACCAGTCGCTGCTGAACAGCTACGGGGAGCCCGTGGACGACAAGAGCGCCACCCTGCTGCAGCTCATCACCAAGTTCGCCACCGAGTACTGCAACACCATCGAGGGGACGGCCAAGTACATCGAGACGTCGGAGCT GTGTGGCGGTGCCAGGATCTGCTACATTTTCCACGAGACCTTTGGGCGGACCTTGGAGTCCGTGGACCCGCTGGGCGGCCTGAACACCATCGACATCCTGACGGCCATCAGGAACGCCACG GGCCCGCGGCCCGCGCTCTTCGTGCCTGAGGTGTCCTTCGAGCTGCTGGTGAAGCGGCAGATCAAGCGGCTGGAGGAGCCCAGCCTGCGCTGCGTGGAGCTGGTGCACGAGGAGATGCAGCGCATCATCCAGCACTGCAGCAACTACAGCACGCAGGTGCGCGGCCAG GAACTGCTGCGCTTCCCCAAGCTGCACGACGCCATCGTGGAGGTGGTGACCTGTCTCCTGCGCAAGCGGCTGCCGGTCACCAACGAGATG GTCCATAACTTGGTGGCCATCGAGCTGGCGTACATCAACACAAAGCACCCCGACTTCGCAGACGCCTGCGGTCTGATGAACAATAATATCGAG AGGAGGAACAGGCTGGCCAGGGAACTGCCTTCAGCCGTGTCACGAGACAAG TCCTCTAAAGCTCCCGGCACCCTGGCACCCGCTCCCCAGGAGCCCTCCCCCGCTGCTTCTGCCGAGGCCAACGGCAAG GCggtgccgggggccgggggcgtcGGGGATGCAGCGCAGGAGCCCGCGGCCGGCAGCTGGAGAGGCATGCTGAAGACGTCCAAGGCCGAGGAGCTGCTGGCCGAGGAGAAGTCCCAGCCGCTCCCCATCATGCCGGCCAGCCCGCAGAAGGGCCACGCCGTGAACCTGCTGGACGTG CCTGTCCCCGTGGCCCGGAAGCTGTCCGCCCGCGAGCAGCGTGACTGCGAGGTGATCGAGCGGCTCATCAAGTCCTACTTCCTCATCGTCCGGAAGAACATCCAGGACAG CGTGCCCAAGGCGGTCATGCACTTCCTGGTGAACCACGTGAAGGACACGCTGCAGAGCGAGCTGGTGGGGCAGCTGTACAAGTCCTCGCTGCTGGACGACCTGCTCACCGAGTCCGAGGACATGGCCCAGCGCAGGAAGGAGGCCGCGGACATGCTGAAG GCCTTGCAGGGAGCCGGCCAGATCATCGCCGAGATCCGAGAGACCCACCTCTGGTGA
- the DNM1L gene encoding dynamin-1-like protein isoform X11 has protein sequence MEALIPVINKLQDVFNTVGADIIQLPQIVVVGTQSSGKSSVLESLVGRDLLPRGTGIVTRRPLILQLVHVAPEDKRKTAGEDNDPAAGKHSRPPSKGVEAEEWGKFLHTKNKLYTDFDEIRQEIENETERISGNNKGVSPEPIHLKIFSPNVVNLTLVDLPGMTKVPVGDQPKDIELQIRELILRFISNPNSIILAVTAANTDMATSEALKISREVDPDGRRTLAVITKLDLMDAGTDAMDVLMGRVIPVKLGIIGVVNRSQLDINNKKSVTDSIRDEYAFLQKKYPSLATRNGTKYLARTLNRLLMHHIRDCLPELKTRINVLAAQYQSLLNSYGEPVDDKSATLLQLITKFATEYCNTIEGTAKYIETSELCGGARICYIFHETFGRTLESVDPLGGLNTIDILTAIRNATGPRPALFVPEVSFELLVKRQIKRLEEPSLRCVELVHEEMQRIIQHCSNYSTQVRGQELLRFPKLHDAIVEVVTCLLRKRLPVTNEMVHNLVAIELAYINTKHPDFADACGLMNNNIERRNRLARELPSAVSRDKAVPGAGGVGDAAQEPAAGSWRGMLKTSKAEELLAEEKSQPLPIMPASPQKGHAVNLLDVPVPVARKLSAREQRDCEVIERLIKSYFLIVRKNIQDSVPKAVMHFLVNHVKDTLQSELVGQLYKSSLLDDLLTESEDMAQRRKEAADMLKALQGAGQIIAEIRETHLW, from the exons AGCAGCGGGAAGAGCTCGGTGCTGGAGAGCCTGGTGGGCAGGGACCTGCTTCCGCGGGGCACCGGCATCGTCACCCGGAGGCCCCTCATCCTGCAGCTCGTGCATGTGGCGCCCGAGGACAAGCGCAAGACAGCCGGCGAGGACAACG ACCCTGCCGCCGGGAAACACTCAAGACCCCCCAGCAAAG GGGTCGAGGCGGAAGAATGGGGGAAGTTCCTCCACACCAAGAACAAG CTTTACACAGATTTCGATGAAATTCGACAAGAAAttgaaaatgagacagaaaggATTTCGGGGAATAATAAG GGCGTGAGCCCCGAGCCCATCCACCTGAAGATCTTCTCACCCAACGTCGTCAACCTGACACTTGTGGACTTGCCGGGAATGACCAAG GTGCCTGTGGGGGACCAGCCGAAGGACATCGAGCTCCAGATCCGGGAGCTCATCCTCCGCTTCATCAGCAACCCCAACTCCATCATCCTCGCCGTCACGGCCGCCAACACGGACATGGCCACCTCCGAGGCGCTCAAGATCTCTAGGGAGGTGGACCCGGACG GTCGCAGGACCCTGGCTGTGATCACCAAGCTCGACCTCATGGATGCGGGCACCGATGCCATGGACGTGCTGATGGGGAGGGTCATCCCGGTCAAGCTGGGCATCATCGGGGTCGTCAACAg GAGCCAGCTGGACATCAACAATAAGAAGAGCGTCACAGACTCGATCCGAGACGAGTATGCGTTCCTGCAGAAGAAGTACCCGTCCCTGGCCACCAGGAACGGGACCAAGTACCTCGCCCGCACCCTGAACAG GCTGCTGATGCACCACATCCGCGACTGCCTGCCCGAGCTGAAGACCAGGATCAACGTCCTGGCCGCCCAGTACCAGTCGCTGCTGAACAGCTACGGGGAGCCCGTGGACGACAAGAGCGCCACCCTGCTGCAGCTCATCACCAAGTTCGCCACCGAGTACTGCAACACCATCGAGGGGACGGCCAAGTACATCGAGACGTCGGAGCT GTGTGGCGGTGCCAGGATCTGCTACATTTTCCACGAGACCTTTGGGCGGACCTTGGAGTCCGTGGACCCGCTGGGCGGCCTGAACACCATCGACATCCTGACGGCCATCAGGAACGCCACG GGCCCGCGGCCCGCGCTCTTCGTGCCTGAGGTGTCCTTCGAGCTGCTGGTGAAGCGGCAGATCAAGCGGCTGGAGGAGCCCAGCCTGCGCTGCGTGGAGCTGGTGCACGAGGAGATGCAGCGCATCATCCAGCACTGCAGCAACTACAGCACGCAGGTGCGCGGCCAG GAACTGCTGCGCTTCCCCAAGCTGCACGACGCCATCGTGGAGGTGGTGACCTGTCTCCTGCGCAAGCGGCTGCCGGTCACCAACGAGATG GTCCATAACTTGGTGGCCATCGAGCTGGCGTACATCAACACAAAGCACCCCGACTTCGCAGACGCCTGCGGTCTGATGAACAATAATATCGAG AGGAGGAACAGGCTGGCCAGGGAACTGCCTTCAGCCGTGTCACGAGACAAG GCggtgccgggggccgggggcgtcGGGGATGCAGCGCAGGAGCCCGCGGCCGGCAGCTGGAGAGGCATGCTGAAGACGTCCAAGGCCGAGGAGCTGCTGGCCGAGGAGAAGTCCCAGCCGCTCCCCATCATGCCGGCCAGCCCGCAGAAGGGCCACGCCGTGAACCTGCTGGACGTG CCTGTCCCCGTGGCCCGGAAGCTGTCCGCCCGCGAGCAGCGTGACTGCGAGGTGATCGAGCGGCTCATCAAGTCCTACTTCCTCATCGTCCGGAAGAACATCCAGGACAG CGTGCCCAAGGCGGTCATGCACTTCCTGGTGAACCACGTGAAGGACACGCTGCAGAGCGAGCTGGTGGGGCAGCTGTACAAGTCCTCGCTGCTGGACGACCTGCTCACCGAGTCCGAGGACATGGCCCAGCGCAGGAAGGAGGCCGCGGACATGCTGAAG GCCTTGCAGGGAGCCGGCCAGATCATCGCCGAGATCCGAGAGACCCACCTCTGGTGA